The Candidatus Zixiibacteriota bacterium genome has a window encoding:
- a CDS encoding DUF2064 domain-containing protein: MANTRKNDAVLAVCVQEVTEDGSELDIGSGLTAEDLRLLHHAFIADTIVNILDTKGVDIHLFYADFPETKKSVNTVLNYLSKKLKGKKAEVLSNGLRITALPQERWGRKMEAAFEKCFNDGYRHVLFIGSRTPTLKENLLRMALKLLKKSDAVFGPTVEGRYYLIGMSNKYHVELASFDWRSPNIYAEVANSFKEKGLSWSEMEIWYAVEHPEDLEYLIRDINQYRLEGDEISAKETELVLERIMSR; this comes from the coding sequence ATGGCAAATACCAGGAAAAATGATGCCGTTCTGGCAGTCTGTGTACAGGAAGTTACGGAAGACGGCTCCGAGCTCGATATCGGCAGCGGTCTGACGGCAGAAGATTTGCGATTGTTGCATCACGCTTTCATCGCCGATACCATCGTGAATATTCTCGACACCAAAGGGGTCGATATACATCTTTTCTATGCTGACTTCCCGGAGACAAAAAAATCGGTTAACACGGTCCTCAATTATCTTTCCAAGAAACTGAAAGGGAAGAAAGCGGAAGTGCTCTCCAACGGTTTGCGTATTACGGCTCTGCCCCAGGAGAGATGGGGGAGGAAGATGGAAGCCGCTTTTGAGAAATGTTTTAATGACGGTTACCGGCATGTCCTCTTCATCGGAAGCAGGACGCCGACTTTGAAAGAGAATCTTCTGCGGATGGCGCTGAAACTTCTCAAAAAGTCTGATGCCGTCTTCGGTCCAACCGTGGAAGGGCGGTATTACCTGATAGGGATGTCCAATAAATACCATGTGGAGCTGGCGTCGTTTGACTGGCGCTCTCCCAATATTTATGCCGAAGTCGCCAACAGTTTCAAGGAGAAAGGTCTTTCCTGGTCGGAGATGGAGATATGGTACGCCGTGGAGCATCCGGAAGACCTGGAGTATCTGATTCGCGATATTAATCAGTATCGCCTGGAAGGGGATGAAATATCGGCTAAAGAGACAGAGTTGGTGTTAGAGAGGATAATGAGCAGGTAG